One Treponema pectinovorum DNA segment encodes these proteins:
- a CDS encoding ATP-binding cassette domain-containing protein, whose protein sequence is MKFQIDFWNENFFIDEGKFILVLGKTGSGKTTFLNEIEKQLNQKGQTTGFVFQDFDAQIVTDKVWHEIAFAMENKGFDRRLMERRVAEMSSYFGINDLLEKNTDCLSGGQKQLLNLASTMAVKPKFLLLDEPLSQLDPIAAGNFLNTVKKINREFGTTVVMSEHRLEEVFADCDEIVFLDGMKILFSGDVKKVCKDILSFSKKDLEKDNGEKSVLGKNIRSEFFEFLPYSTRLCSMLDFEEKYIENIPISIAEGKDFIRQHKEKFSSFYEADFEDFKIIEEFEKKDKNSDRKNADRKSDLICVKDLSFRYEKKSPWILQELSFNVKEKSIFAIVGANGSGKSTLLKLLCKILTSYRGKIKISDCVQDKICLLPQNVRNLFIKRTVLQELEDCGFVAHLSLDASKTETNNLEEVQNQEVQKLISSFKEKFSCHPYDISGGEKQKLALAKLLLKKPKILLLDEPTKALDNPFKNELGTLLKKLTNAGMTVVMVCHDLEFCASVADTVGLMFCGKLVGTCDSKDFFRANNFYTTAYYRLLQGIF, encoded by the coding sequence ATGAAATTTCAAATAGATTTTTGGAACGAAAATTTTTTTATAGACGAGGGAAAATTCATTCTTGTTCTAGGAAAAACTGGCTCTGGGAAAACTACTTTTTTAAATGAGATAGAAAAACAACTCAATCAAAAAGGGCAAACGACAGGTTTTGTTTTTCAAGATTTTGATGCACAGATTGTTACAGATAAAGTTTGGCACGAAATTGCTTTTGCTATGGAAAATAAAGGTTTTGACAGACGCTTAATGGAAAGGCGAGTCGCAGAGATGTCGTCGTATTTTGGAATAAACGATTTGCTTGAAAAAAATACGGACTGCCTTTCTGGTGGGCAAAAGCAACTTTTAAATCTTGCAAGCACGATGGCAGTTAAACCAAAATTTTTGTTGCTCGACGAGCCTTTAAGTCAACTCGATCCAATTGCTGCTGGAAATTTTTTAAATACCGTAAAAAAAATAAACAGAGAATTTGGAACTACAGTTGTTATGAGCGAACATCGTTTGGAAGAAGTTTTTGCCGATTGCGACGAAATAGTTTTTTTAGATGGAATGAAAATCTTGTTTTCTGGAGATGTGAAAAAAGTTTGCAAAGACATTTTATCTTTTTCAAAAAAGGATTTAGAAAAAGACAATGGTGAAAAATCAGTTTTGGGTAAAAATATTCGGAGTGAGTTTTTTGAATTTTTGCCCTATTCGACACGACTTTGTTCAATGTTGGATTTTGAAGAAAAATATATAGAAAATATTCCAATTTCCATTGCAGAAGGTAAAGATTTTATTCGCCAGCACAAAGAAAAATTTTCTTCCTTTTATGAGGCGGATTTTGAGGATTTTAAAATAATAGAAGAGTTTGAAAAAAAGGATAAAAATTCAGATAGAAAAAATGCAGATAGAAAAAGCGATTTAATCTGTGTAAAAGACCTTTCGTTTCGATACGAAAAAAAATCACCTTGGATTTTGCAGGAACTTTCATTTAATGTAAAAGAAAAAAGCATTTTTGCGATTGTAGGTGCAAACGGAAGCGGGAAATCTACACTTTTAAAGCTTCTGTGCAAAATTTTAACTTCTTACCGCGGAAAGATAAAAATAAGCGACTGCGTTCAGGATAAAATATGTCTTTTGCCACAAAATGTTAGAAATCTGTTTATAAAACGCACTGTTCTGCAAGAACTTGAAGATTGCGGTTTTGTTGCACATTTATCTTTAGACGCTTCCAAAACAGAAACAAACAATCTGGAAGAAGTGCAAAATCAGGAAGTGCAGAAACTTATATCTTCCTTTAAGGAAAAATTTTCTTGTCATCCTTATGATATTTCTGGAGGCGAAAAACAAAAACTTGCGCTTGCAAAACTTCTGTTAAAAAAGCCAAAAATTCTCTTGCTGGACGAACCCACAAAGGCTTTGGACAATCCTTTTAAAAATGAATTGGGCACCCTTTTAAAAAAACTGACAAACGCAGGAATGACGGTGGTTATGGTTTGCCACGATCTTGAATTTTGTGCTTCGGTTGCAGACACGGTGGGATTGATGTTTTGCGGAAAACTCGTTGGTACTTGTGATTCTAAAGATTTTTTTAGGGCGAACAATTTTTACACAACTGCATATTATCGACTGCTACAAGGAATTTTTTGA
- a CDS encoding ECF transporter S component: MIQIQIFVISILGLIIFFFYLAFEKSHPSALELVLIAELSAFCICARALFSFVPYFNPVMALIILSSLALGSVKGFLIGSLTALLSNFIFGQGIWTLYQMASWGLLGAIFGFVQKFLFREKSKKSEIGFIKHLALWLLSGIAIIFFTGPLTDLSGVFMFGLENVKSLFVLLAAGFFMNLTLALSTILTLVLFFKPFMFSMQRVLDKMALNENLKSNQKNL; the protein is encoded by the coding sequence ATGATTCAAATTCAAATTTTTGTGATTTCGATTTTGGGCTTAATTATTTTTTTCTTTTATCTTGCCTTTGAAAAATCTCACCCATCTGCTTTGGAGCTCGTTTTAATTGCAGAATTAAGTGCATTTTGTATCTGTGCACGAGCTTTATTCAGTTTTGTTCCGTATTTTAATCCCGTGATGGCACTCATAATTTTAAGTTCTTTGGCCTTGGGAAGCGTAAAAGGTTTTTTGATTGGCTCGCTTACGGCGCTTTTGAGCAATTTTATTTTTGGGCAGGGAATTTGGACTTTGTACCAGATGGCAAGCTGGGGACTTTTGGGAGCAATTTTTGGTTTTGTTCAGAAATTTTTGTTCAGGGAAAAATCAAAAAAATCAGAAATAGGTTTTATAAAACATCTTGCTTTGTGGCTGCTTTCTGGAATTGCGATAATTTTTTTTACAGGTCCACTTACAGATTTGAGCGGAGTTTTTATGTTTGGACTTGAAAATGTAAAATCGCTTTTTGTGCTTTTGGCTGCTGGTTTTTTTATGAATTTGACGCTTGCTTTAAGCACAATTTTAACACTCGTTTTATTTTTTAAGCCTTTTATGTTTTCGATGCAGAGGGTTCTTGATAAAATGGCGTTGAATGAAAATCTTAAATCCAATCAAAAAAATCTATAG
- a CDS encoding TonB-dependent receptor domain-containing protein has translation MKILNPIKKIYREQKNKIHFVIAIIFLFEICISSVFCQESTSDKSISLGEVVTVVEDVEKVALVITASDIKKSTAKDLSDLLREKGLLVMSSGGSGTMSNFSFKGYADFCCKVYIDGVLATQPGSGAFDWNSIDINSIESVTVLEIPEFSTDQFAGCIVNIKTRLLTERGFQIKTLSTSYEGSNFDTISLFGEYRDTIARTGIKLNAQIENAKNNYKKKKNLTLKDNWAKLANISGSFNSALGENATLNGTSRFFFNRLRALKSVEEVGIQEDFNSFQTVKARFVIDELAIFCASLTSQFNSIEYDETKPDKNDETKIEHSHTTTKMHRGELLFTGENFFGANFSSKFVLESKITGKKRNRFYNSTKFEWSKKINDWFNISPSVGLLVSTNGDLEFLPQITLASKKTGFALSAFRQFILPTFNQLYWDGSGGSGNEDLKSEKGWAIVASWKSPFFALPLSLTYTVSRYENKIRWVQQGSNFRPKNDRNGNFRTFEARFQKTLWIFDFAAGVTNTKALLEDNGKQIMWVPEWQANASFTARLTDNLEFQIAYAYTGERPQDENNLYYYNAVNNLDLNLRWNLLKNATLLFSIKNFLDERNEYHDSYPMPSRAIIAGIKVQG, from the coding sequence ATGAAAATCTTAAATCCAATCAAAAAAATCTATAGAGAACAAAAAAATAAAATTCATTTTGTAATCGCGATAATTTTCCTTTTTGAAATCTGTATTTCTTCTGTTTTTTGCCAAGAGTCAACTTCTGATAAAAGCATTTCTTTGGGCGAAGTTGTAACAGTCGTGGAAGATGTAGAAAAAGTCGCACTTGTCATAACAGCTTCGGATATAAAAAAATCGACCGCAAAGGATTTAAGCGATTTGTTGCGCGAAAAAGGACTTTTGGTGATGTCTTCCGGCGGCAGCGGAACTATGTCGAATTTTTCTTTTAAAGGATATGCGGATTTTTGTTGCAAGGTCTATATAGACGGCGTTCTTGCAACACAACCTGGTTCGGGAGCATTTGACTGGAATTCAATCGATATAAACTCTATAGAATCGGTAACAGTTTTAGAAATTCCAGAATTTTCTACAGACCAATTTGCTGGCTGTATCGTAAACATAAAAACTCGTCTTCTTACAGAACGCGGCTTCCAGATAAAAACGCTTTCGACTTCTTACGAAGGCTCGAATTTTGACACCATAAGCCTTTTTGGTGAATACAGAGATACAATCGCTAGAACAGGTATAAAACTGAATGCTCAAATAGAAAATGCAAAAAACAACTATAAAAAGAAAAAGAATCTAACTCTAAAAGATAATTGGGCAAAACTTGCAAACATAAGCGGCTCGTTTAATTCTGCACTGGGCGAAAATGCGACTTTGAACGGAACTTCAAGATTTTTTTTCAATCGGCTAAGAGCCTTAAAATCAGTTGAAGAAGTGGGAATTCAGGAAGATTTTAATTCTTTTCAAACTGTAAAGGCTCGTTTTGTAATAGACGAACTTGCAATTTTTTGTGCAAGTTTAACTTCTCAATTTAACAGCATAGAATACGATGAAACTAAACCAGATAAAAATGACGAAACAAAAATAGAACACAGCCACACAACAACAAAAATGCACAGAGGCGAGCTGCTTTTTACAGGCGAAAACTTTTTTGGAGCAAATTTTTCGTCAAAGTTTGTGCTGGAATCAAAGATAACAGGAAAAAAACGGAACAGGTTTTACAACAGCACAAAATTTGAGTGGTCAAAAAAAATTAACGACTGGTTCAATATAAGTCCTTCGGTGGGACTTTTGGTGTCTACAAATGGCGATTTAGAATTTTTGCCGCAGATAACGCTCGCTTCAAAAAAAACAGGATTTGCCTTGAGTGCATTCAGGCAGTTTATACTTCCAACTTTTAACCAGTTGTATTGGGACGGAAGCGGAGGAAGTGGAAACGAAGATTTAAAAAGCGAAAAAGGCTGGGCAATAGTCGCCTCGTGGAAAAGCCCATTTTTTGCCCTGCCACTTAGTTTGACATACACAGTTTCCAGATACGAAAATAAAATTCGCTGGGTTCAACAAGGAAGCAATTTCCGCCCGAAAAACGACAGGAACGGGAACTTCAGAACATTTGAAGCGCGGTTCCAAAAAACTCTGTGGATTTTCGATTTTGCAGCAGGAGTAACAAACACAAAAGCACTTCTTGAAGACAACGGCAAGCAGATAATGTGGGTTCCCGAATGGCAGGCAAACGCAAGTTTTACAGCAAGGCTCACAGACAATTTAGAATTCCAGATTGCCTACGCATACACAGGCGAGCGTCCACAGGATGAAAATAATTTATATTATTACAATGCCGTAAATAATCTGGATTTAAACCTGCGCTGGAACTTGCTAAAAAACGCAACGCTGCTGTTCAGCATAAAAAACTTTTTGGACGAACGCAATGAGTATCACGACTCTTACCCAATGCCAAGCAGAGCGATAATAGCGGGCATAAAAGTTCAAGGGTAA
- a CDS encoding metal-dependent transcriptional regulator, protein MYESGEDYLEAILRLQLENGFVRSVDIANKLGVSRPSVSRAMGLLEKDGYIEFNLGNTIKLTEKGQTKAEDVFGRHKLLTIFLKKITGLSEEQCEENACRVEHQIDVDVVNGIKAWLKKNSTKN, encoded by the coding sequence ATGTATGAGTCTGGAGAAGATTACCTTGAAGCAATTTTGCGTCTTCAACTTGAAAATGGTTTTGTCCGTTCTGTAGACATTGCGAATAAACTTGGTGTTTCGCGTCCAAGCGTAAGTCGAGCGATGGGACTTTTGGAAAAAGACGGTTATATCGAGTTTAATCTTGGAAACACCATAAAACTTACAGAAAAAGGGCAGACTAAAGCTGAAGATGTTTTTGGCCGACACAAACTTTTGACCATTTTTCTAAAAAAAATAACTGGACTTTCAGAAGAGCAGTGCGAAGAAAATGCTTGTCGGGTTGAACATCAAATTGATGTAGATGTTGTAAATGGAATAAAAGCGTGGTTAAAAAAGAATTCCACTAAAAATTGA
- a CDS encoding Na/Pi cotransporter family protein — protein sequence MFLKIINFAGSLCFLLYGMKLMSDGIQKSAGQKLQKALSFMTGNRFVGLLTGCVLTMIIQSSGATTVMLVSFVNAGLVTLEQSIGVVFGANIGTTITAWIVVLFGFNFKIEAFAIPLFGLGYLLTIIKKIKNEGVGQAMMGFGLLFIGLGWLSASFKFDPNSQFTVFMETLQGHGVFSIILAVLVGVVFTAMIHSSSAMSAIVITMAYNGIVSWEFGAAIVMGSAIGSTVDAIMAAAGSCANAKRTATVHLLCNSVSVFVLLIFFQPFLAIVDFLIPGNAANGENLIYHIAMLNTAFKVLETLAFIPFTKQIAAILRKIIKDDKFEEDKTVYKLEFNNELAARSPEGCVFRAQKEITTFSENVVQMYDDLQAGLANFDNTFIEYHHPLILQLENYCDQMQEQLTAYLIKCQHLHLSDSAKDNIHLMLRLVGEMESMADGCLSISIQIKKALEKNIKFSQEDIDNLIPYFELGRQLLYFIHKNVSKIQRLTPEEYQFASELEEQIDSERSRLKRIARHRLEEGADVRAELYYMDIIRQIEKIGDRCFDAAGDLR from the coding sequence ATGTTCCTTAAAATTATAAATTTCGCAGGCAGTTTGTGTTTCCTTTTATATGGAATGAAACTGATGAGCGACGGAATTCAAAAGAGTGCGGGACAGAAACTGCAAAAAGCGCTTTCTTTTATGACTGGCAACAGATTTGTTGGACTGTTGACTGGTTGTGTACTTACGATGATTATTCAATCTTCGGGCGCGACAACTGTAATGCTTGTAAGTTTTGTAAATGCAGGTCTTGTTACACTTGAACAGTCTATAGGGGTGGTTTTTGGTGCAAATATTGGCACAACTATAACGGCTTGGATTGTAGTTCTTTTTGGATTTAATTTTAAGATTGAAGCCTTTGCAATCCCTCTTTTTGGCTTGGGCTATCTTCTTACAATAATAAAAAAAATTAAAAACGAAGGTGTAGGTCAAGCTATGATGGGCTTTGGTCTCCTTTTTATAGGACTTGGCTGGCTTTCTGCTTCTTTTAAGTTTGACCCAAATAGTCAATTTACTGTTTTTATGGAAACTTTACAGGGGCATGGTGTTTTTTCCATAATTCTTGCGGTACTTGTTGGAGTAGTTTTTACGGCGATGATTCATTCATCGTCTGCAATGTCGGCAATCGTAATAACGATGGCTTATAACGGCATTGTAAGTTGGGAATTTGGTGCTGCTATAGTAATGGGATCTGCGATTGGTTCTACAGTTGATGCTATAATGGCGGCGGCTGGCTCTTGTGCAAATGCAAAGCGCACGGCAACTGTTCACCTTTTATGCAATTCTGTATCGGTTTTTGTGCTGCTAATCTTCTTTCAACCTTTTCTTGCAATTGTCGACTTCCTTATTCCAGGAAACGCAGCAAATGGCGAAAACCTCATCTACCACATAGCAATGCTTAATACGGCTTTTAAAGTTTTAGAAACATTGGCATTTATTCCTTTTACAAAACAGATTGCTGCAATTTTAAGAAAAATTATAAAAGACGATAAATTTGAAGAAGACAAAACGGTTTATAAACTTGAGTTTAATAACGAACTTGCGGCACGTTCACCAGAAGGTTGTGTATTTAGAGCTCAAAAGGAAATTACAACTTTTTCGGAAAACGTGGTTCAGATGTACGATGATTTGCAGGCAGGACTTGCAAATTTTGATAACACTTTTATCGAATATCATCATCCGCTTATCCTTCAACTTGAAAATTACTGCGATCAAATGCAGGAACAACTTACAGCCTACCTTATAAAATGCCAACATTTACACCTTTCAGATTCTGCAAAAGATAATATTCATCTTATGTTGCGACTTGTTGGCGAAATGGAAAGCATGGCAGATGGATGCCTTAGTATTTCTATACAGATAAAAAAAGCTCTTGAAAAAAACATAAAATTCAGTCAAGAAGATATTGATAACCTTATTCCTTATTTTGAACTTGGGCGACAACTCCTGTATTTTATTCATAAAAATGTTTCTAAAATTCAGCGCCTTACTCCAGAAGAGTATCAGTTTGCTAGTGAGCTTGAAGAGCAAATTGACAGCGAACGCAGCAGGCTTAAAAGAATTGCCCGTCATAGACTCGAAGAAGGAGCAGATGTTAGGGCGGAACTCTACTATATGGATATAATTCGTCAAATTGAAAAAATTGGTGACAGATGTTTTGATGCTGCCGGCGATTTACGGTAA
- a CDS encoding sugar kinase, which yields MAKVVTFGELMLRIQPADYYRFVQVDSMTTTFGGGEANVAVSLANYGDDAYFVTKLPTHEIGQAAVNSLRKYGVHTEFIVRGGPRVGIYYNEKGASQRGSKCVYDRAGSSIQLAKPEEFDWNKILEGASWFHITGITPALGPNMVKACIEGCKVAREKGITTSCDLNYRGKLWTKDEARAAMSEICKYVDVCISNEDDANDVFGIKSEGTDTTKGELNNEGYLSVARQLKEKFGFKKVAITLRTSINANRNLWQALLYVDDKDYAFSKQYDMNIVDRVGGGDSFGGGLIHSQLKGMNTQESINWAVAASCLKHSIIGDYNMVSEDEVNKLAGGDGSGRIQR from the coding sequence ATGGCAAAAGTAGTAACTTTTGGTGAATTGATGCTTCGCATCCAGCCTGCTGACTATTATCGTTTTGTTCAGGTTGATTCAATGACGACAACTTTTGGTGGAGGAGAAGCTAACGTTGCAGTTTCTTTGGCTAACTATGGCGATGACGCTTACTTTGTAACTAAACTTCCTACTCACGAAATAGGACAGGCTGCTGTAAATTCTTTGCGCAAATACGGTGTTCACACTGAATTCATCGTTCGTGGTGGTCCTCGTGTTGGTATTTATTACAATGAAAAGGGTGCTTCTCAGCGTGGTTCTAAATGCGTTTACGACCGTGCTGGTTCTTCTATTCAACTTGCAAAACCTGAAGAATTCGATTGGAATAAAATCCTTGAAGGCGCTTCGTGGTTCCACATTACTGGTATTACTCCTGCTTTGGGGCCTAACATGGTTAAAGCTTGTATTGAAGGCTGCAAAGTTGCTAGAGAAAAGGGAATAACTACTTCTTGCGATCTTAATTATCGCGGTAAACTTTGGACTAAAGATGAAGCCCGCGCTGCTATGTCTGAAATTTGTAAATATGTTGATGTATGTATTTCTAACGAAGATGATGCTAACGACGTATTTGGAATTAAATCTGAAGGTACTGATACTACTAAAGGTGAATTGAATAACGAAGGTTACCTTTCTGTTGCTCGCCAGTTAAAAGAAAAATTTGGCTTTAAGAAAGTTGCTATCACTTTGCGCACTTCTATAAACGCTAACCGCAACTTGTGGCAGGCTCTTTTGTATGTTGATGACAAAGATTATGCTTTCTCTAAGCAGTACGATATGAACATTGTTGACCGCGTTGGTGGTGGTGACTCATTTGGCGGTGGTCTTATCCACTCGCAGCTTAAAGGAATGAATACTCAGGAATCTATCAATTGGGCAGTTGCTGCTTCTTGTTTGAAGCACTCTATAATCGGTGACTATAACATGGTTTCTGAAGACGAAGTGAACAAACTCGCTGGTGGAGATGGTTCTGGTAGAATTCAGCGATAA
- a CDS encoding ABC transporter ATP-binding protein, with amino-acid sequence MPKSDRPPVLPLAFKDVNKNEYKLFFSYFKPHLPIFFADLFCAVFVAAVDVGFPIVSRFTLNKLLPQYSLQPNFVVKTFFLIIALCFAMYFLRAAAQWFITFFGHVFGVAVEKDMRRDIFAHIENQSFSFFDKHRTGQIMSRVTTDLFEISELAHHGPEDLLISFLTLIGAFVIMIQIRWQLALIVFISLPLMILFTYKSRKNIMASSALVKAKTAEINSAVESSISGARTTKVFTNEDFEKSKFAESNDMFFESKRLYYKAMAGMHSKLAFTTHILSVVILAVGGFFIMRDEMTLGDLVAANMFVVAFLQPIMRLTNFVEQFSTGMAGFMRFSQMLNIHEETVEKENAINLTYAKGDIIFNRVNFAYDDKIHVLKDVSFSVKAGQTLALVGPSGGGKTTLCNLLARFYEIQGGSITIDGIDIRDFSVKSLRQNIGFVQQDVFLFAGTVKQNIAYGKPDATDAEIEEAAKQAEIYDDIIRLPNGFDTLVGERGIKLSGGQKQRVSIARVFLKNPPILVLDEATSALDSVTEQKIQGAFEKLSRGRTTFVIAHRLSTIKNADSIAVVDNNHIVEQGKHDELIAKRGEYYNLYTAQTRI; translated from the coding sequence ATGCCAAAATCAGATAGACCGCCAGTTCTTCCACTTGCATTTAAAGATGTAAATAAGAACGAATATAAATTATTTTTCTCTTATTTTAAGCCACATTTACCGATTTTTTTTGCAGATTTATTTTGTGCAGTTTTTGTTGCTGCCGTTGATGTTGGCTTCCCAATAGTCTCAAGGTTTACGCTCAACAAACTTCTTCCACAATATTCTTTGCAGCCAAATTTTGTTGTAAAGACATTTTTTTTGATAATTGCTCTCTGCTTTGCTATGTATTTTTTACGGGCGGCTGCACAGTGGTTTATAACTTTTTTTGGACACGTGTTTGGAGTTGCTGTAGAAAAGGATATGCGTCGCGATATTTTTGCACATATAGAAAACCAATCTTTTAGTTTTTTCGACAAGCACCGCACAGGGCAGATAATGAGTCGAGTTACAACAGATTTGTTTGAAATTTCAGAACTTGCGCATCACGGACCAGAAGACCTTTTGATTTCGTTTTTAACCTTGATTGGCGCTTTTGTCATAATGATTCAGATTCGTTGGCAACTTGCGCTAATTGTATTTATTTCTCTTCCTCTGATGATTTTATTCACCTACAAAAGCCGAAAAAACATCATGGCTTCTTCAGCTCTCGTAAAAGCAAAAACTGCGGAAATAAATTCTGCGGTTGAAAGTTCAATAAGTGGAGCGCGGACAACTAAAGTTTTTACAAACGAAGATTTTGAAAAGTCCAAATTTGCCGAAAGCAACGATATGTTTTTTGAATCCAAACGGCTTTACTACAAGGCAATGGCGGGAATGCACTCTAAACTGGCATTTACAACGCATATACTTAGCGTTGTGATTTTGGCGGTTGGTGGATTTTTTATAATGAGAGATGAAATGACTTTAGGTGATTTGGTGGCAGCGAATATGTTTGTAGTTGCTTTTTTGCAGCCTATAATGCGTCTTACAAATTTCGTCGAACAGTTTAGCACTGGAATGGCTGGTTTTATGCGATTTTCGCAGATGCTCAATATCCACGAAGAAACTGTTGAAAAGGAAAATGCTATAAATTTGACTTATGCAAAAGGCGATATTATTTTTAATCGAGTTAATTTTGCTTATGATGATAAAATTCACGTTTTAAAAGATGTTAGTTTTAGTGTAAAAGCGGGTCAAACTCTTGCTCTTGTAGGACCAAGTGGTGGTGGAAAAACAACTTTGTGCAATCTTCTTGCTCGTTTTTACGAAATTCAAGGCGGGTCAATAACGATTGACGGAATCGATATTCGAGATTTTTCTGTAAAATCTTTAAGGCAGAACATAGGTTTTGTTCAACAGGATGTTTTTTTATTTGCAGGAACTGTAAAACAGAACATCGCCTACGGAAAGCCCGATGCAACTGATGCAGAAATTGAAGAAGCGGCTAAACAGGCAGAAATTTATGATGACATAATTCGCCTGCCGAACGGCTTTGACACTTTAGTTGGAGAACGCGGAATAAAATTGAGTGGTGGGCAAAAGCAAAGAGTAAGCATTGCTCGCGTATTCTTAAAAAATCCGCCTATCTTGGTTTTGGACGAAGCGACAAGTGCTTTAGACAGCGTTACAGAGCAGAAAATCCAAGGAGCATTTGAAAAACTTTCCAGAGGACGCACAACTTTTGTAATAGCACACAGGCTTAGTACTATAAAAAATGCAGATTCAATAGCGGTTGTTGACAATAACCATATAGTTGAACAAGGGAAACACGATGAACTCATTGCCAAGCGAGGCGAATATTATAATCTTTATACGGCACAAACAAGAATTTAA
- a CDS encoding energy-coupling factor transporter transmembrane component T, whose protein sequence is MIIDLTIKKMNSIFKKCTHPVVDFLWFFGVISFSIFIRHPFYSILSLFCAVTFNLVLKNFKALKVLPFLIIMFIFLSALNPLVSHWGETVLFTIFGKPFTKEAFFYGLNMGLTFALMIEWFICFGTVMTSEKITALFSASFPKLALMIVMILRLIPFCLRRTQEILQSRKGLNGSNLPFKESFFVLNAVMSSILEDGIMTALTMEKRGYGSAKRTHFINYRWRKFDIFKLAIFFILAIFIICGIKYGFCAVNFYPTVSASNIFATSESAISFFCFVVFIFFPIFERIFDELRR, encoded by the coding sequence GTGATAATTGATTTAACGATAAAAAAGATGAATTCAATCTTTAAAAAATGTACACATCCTGTAGTAGATTTTTTGTGGTTTTTTGGGGTTATAAGTTTTTCGATTTTTATTCGTCATCCTTTTTATTCAATTCTGTCTTTATTTTGTGCCGTAACATTTAATCTTGTTTTAAAAAATTTTAAAGCTTTAAAAGTTCTTCCTTTTTTAATTATTATGTTTATCTTTCTTTCTGCATTGAATCCGCTGGTAAGCCATTGGGGCGAAACTGTTTTATTCACTATTTTTGGTAAACCTTTTACAAAGGAAGCATTTTTTTATGGGCTCAATATGGGACTCACTTTTGCACTTATGATTGAATGGTTTATCTGTTTTGGAACTGTTATGACGAGCGAAAAAATTACCGCTTTGTTTTCCGCATCTTTTCCGAAATTGGCTTTGATGATTGTCATGATTTTGCGCTTGATTCCTTTTTGTTTAAGGAGAACTCAAGAGATTTTGCAATCGCGAAAGGGCTTAAACGGCAGCAATCTTCCTTTTAAAGAGAGTTTTTTTGTATTGAATGCGGTTATGAGTTCAATTCTGGAAGACGGAATTATGACGGCTTTAACGATGGAAAAACGCGGCTATGGAAGTGCAAAACGTACCCACTTTATAAATTACAGATGGCGAAAATTTGACATTTTTAAACTCGCGATTTTTTTTATTTTGGCGATTTTTATAATTTGCGGAATAAAATATGGATTTTGTGCGGTGAATTTTTATCCTACGGTTTCGGCATCAAATATTTTTGCAACGAGCGAGTCAGCAATAAGTTTTTTTTGTTTTGTAGTTTTTATTTTTTTTCCTATTTTTGAGCGGATTTTTGATGAATTAAGGAGATGA